In Phaenicophaeus curvirostris isolate KB17595 chromosome 14, BPBGC_Pcur_1.0, whole genome shotgun sequence, a single genomic region encodes these proteins:
- the LOC138726504 gene encoding fatty acyl-CoA hydrolase precursor, medium chain-like has translation MATGKDTSLLSWILTIGIIALIATGQKAEHPEVVTKHGRVRGYRIKVDAAERSINVFLGLPFAKPPVGPLRFSEPQPPEPWKGVRDATSYPPMCLQDKVQGQAFSDYVTNRKDKVLLQMSEDCLYLNVYTPASSEKQEKLPVFVWIHGGGLFFGAASSYDGSALAAFDNVVVVTIQYRLGIVGYLSTGDKHARGNWGYLDQVAALRWIQENIINFGGDPGSVTIAGESAGGTSVSALVLSPLAKGLFHKAISESGTASRVLFTDQPEQEAQRIAAASGCEKPSSAAMVECLKEKTEGEIVEITLKLTPLFISSTVDGVFFPKSPRQLLSEKEINAVPYIIGVNNCEFCWTIPMLMKFPAYADGLDEDVARQVLQTGLALSLKNVTSEVVDRVYNEYIGKAENRAQVRDGLLDAIGDAVIVLSATEVARYHRDAGNPVYFYEFQHRPSWAAGVVPEFVKADHTDEIAFVFGKPFLAGHATQDENKLSRTVMRYWTNFARNGNPNGEGLVHWPQYGLDERYLEIDLAQKAAKKLKEQKMEFWTQLTNPMVKQRREHTDL, from the exons ATGGCAACTGGAAAGGACACATCGCTGCTCTCCTGGATTCTCACAATCGGGATCATAGCGCTCATAGCTACCG GACAAAAAGCAGAGCATCCAGAAGTGGTGACTAAACATGGGAGAGTCCGAGGGTACCGAATCAAAGTAGACGCAGCTGAAAGGAGTATAAATGTCTTTCTGGGACTTCCTTTTGCTAAGCCTCCCGTTGGACCACTGAGGTTTTCTGAACCCCAGCCACCTGAGCCATGGAAAGGTGTCAGAGATGCCACTTCCTACCCACCAAT GTGTCTGCAGGATAAAGTACAAGGACAGGCTTTTTCAGATTATGTGACTAATAGAAAAGATAAAGTTCTTCTGCAAATGTCTGAAGATTGCTTGTACCTAAATGTGTACACACCCGCTTCCTCAGAAAAACAGGAGAAGCTGCCT GTCTTTGTGTGGATCCATGGAGGCGGGTTATTTTTCGGAGCAGCTTCATCATATGATGGTTCAGCATTAGCAGCATTTGACAATGTAGTGGTtgtaacaattcagtacagaTTAGGTATTGTTGGATATTTGAG cacTGGTGATAAGCATGCCCGAGGTAACTGGGGGTATCTGGATCAAGTTGCAGCTCTTCGATGGATTCAGGAAAATATCATAAATTTTGGAGGAGATCCCGGATCTGTCACTATAGCTGGAGAATCTGCAGGAGGCACCAGCGTTTCTGCTCTT GTCTTATCTCCCCTGGCGAAGGGCTTGTTCCATAAGGCCATTTCAGAGAGTGGCACTGCATCTAGGGTCTTGTTCACTGACCAGCCTGAGCAGGAGGCACAA AGAAttgctgctgcctctggttGTGAAAAACCCAGTTCTGCTGCAATGGTTGaatgcttaaaagaaaaaacagaaggagaGATAGTAGAGATAACACTAAAACTG acTCCCCTGTTCATCAGTTCAACTGTTGATGGTGTATTTTTTCCAAAGAGTCCCAGGCAGTTACTATCTGAAAAAGAGATCAATGCAGTCCCATACATAATAGGAGTAAATAACTGTGAATTTTGCTGGACGATTCCTATG CTAATGAAATTTCCTGCTTACGCAGATGGTCTGGATGAAGATGTTGCACGTCAAGTTTTGCAGACCGGCTTAGCATTATCACTTAAG AATGTTACTTCTGAAGTTGTTGATCGAGTATACAATGAATACATAGGGAAGGCAGAAAACCGTGCTCAGGTGCGAGATGGCCTTCTTGATGCAATAGGAGATGCTGTGATTGTTCTTTCAGCCACTGAAGTGGCCAGATACCACAGAG ATGCTGGCAACCCAGTCTACTTTTATGAATTTCAGCATCGACCGAGTTGGGCAGCAGGTGTTGTGCCAGAGTTTGTAAAAGCAGATCACACAGATGAGATTGCCTTTGTCTTTGGAAAGCCATTCTTAGCCG GGCATGCTACACAAGATGAAAATAAACTTAGCAGAACTGTTATGAGATACTGGACTAACTTTGCTAGAAATGG AAATCCCAACGGAGAAGGCTTGGTACATTGGCCTCAGTATGGTCTGGATGAAAGATACCTGGAAATAGACCTAGCGCAAAAGGCagcaaagaaactgaaagaacagaaaatggagTTTTGGACACAGCTCACAAACCCAATGGTGAAACAAAGACGAGAACACACGGATTTATAG